The Anolis sagrei isolate rAnoSag1 chromosome Y, rAnoSag1.mat, whole genome shotgun sequence genome contains a region encoding:
- the LOC132780357 gene encoding axonemal dynein light intermediate polypeptide 1 yields the protein MIPPADSLLRYDTPVLVSRNTEKRSPKAHPLKATAPIPPPPLPAPPLPTPPPSAQGPAPPPIPPPKGKPPAPSLEAGKHADEILNAILPPREWTEGNHLWTQQVSSTPSTRMDVVHLQEQLDLKLQQRQARETGICPVRRELYSQCFDELIRQVTINCAERGLLLLRVRDEIRMTIAAYQTLYESSVAFGMRKALQAEQGKADMEKKIADLEEEKRDLERQVNEQKAKCDATEKRELERRQVEEKKHTEEVQFLKRTNQQLKAQLEGIIAPKK from the exons ATGATTCCCCCGGCGGACTCGCTGCTCCGCTATGATACGCCGGTGCTGGTGAGCCGCAACACCGAGAAGCGTTCGCCCAAG GCCCATCCGTTGAAGGCCACTGCTCCgattccaccaccaccacttcctgCCCCTCCACTCCCGACACCGCCCCCCTCCGCCCAAGGCCCCGCTCCACCGCCGATCCCACCTCCAAAGGGCAAGCCCCCTGCCCCATCCCTCGAGGCTGGGAAACACGCTGATGAGATCCTAAACGCCATCCTCCCGCCACG agaATGGACAGAGGGGAACCATCTGTGGACGCAGCAGGTGTCCAGTACGCCCAGCACCCGGATGGACGTGGTCCACCTCCAAGAACAGCTGGACCTCAAGCTGCAGCAGCGCCAGGCCCGCGAGACCGGCATCTGCCCCGTCCGCAGGGAGCTCTACTCCCAGTGCTTTG ATGAGCTGATCCGGCAAGTGACCATCAACTGCGCAGAGCGGGGCCTGCTGCTGCTTCGTGTGAGAGATGAAATCCGGATGACAATCGCGGCCTACCAGACCCTTTACGAGAGCAGCGTGGCCTTTGGGATGCGGAAGGCACTGCAGGCTGAGCAGGGCAAGGCTGACATGGAAAAGAAG ATTGCAGACTTGGAGGAAGAGAAGCGGGACCTGGAGAGACAAGTGAATGAACAGAAGGCCAAGTGTGATGCCACTGAAAAGCGGGAGCTGGAAAGGCGGCAGGTGGAGGAAAAGAAGCACACAGAGGAGGTCCAGTTCTTGAAACGGACCAACCAGCAGCTCAAG GCACAACTTGAAGGCATCATTGCGCCAAAGAAGTAG